The window gcgtattcttgcacaacggcgataaagtgttgtgcagtggaggcagagcgaatggcgtcgcccaaagcgttaacgcgctcaaagttgatcgactgaaagaagtcgatcgctaaagcgagattgtcggacgcggtcggagggcaagtcgcgggagagggacgagtcgcgggggcgggacgaatcgcggaggagggagttgtagccgtgttcatgtacggcagcggtttcgcccaggccgagacactgggcaccggcgccggaacgaacgctggcttagcctgcgacacagagggtgccgaggctttgatgtctgggccggaagctcggaggcggttttggcgggcgacgcggcgatttattttcggggctcgggggcatccgcggtaatttgcggggtgaccctgtgttcgacacaggacgcagctaggcggttctgtcgcggttttttgatcgcgagtgcatagggccgtggcgtgatcgcctaagcacttgacgcatcgggggcgcgcgtgacagttacgggaagaatgcccgtataattggcagttatggcactggctaggtgtgcctttcttgtgtggggtttcgactgcgattccggaaaggctacagaccgttcggatgttgaatatttgcttaccctcgggggtaggctggagggcgacgagaaccatattatatggctcccttccgcggcctgtgtgcatgcggtgtacggagttaaccggtaggccttgttcgagaaggtcggccttgacgagctcggcatccaactctttagggatgccacgtataacggcacggagttcgcgctcctcctggagcgtatatgtgtggaaacttatacgctccttacggaggtaagaagagagggccctatggtcgtcggatgttcgaaccttaatttgaatgccgttcgcgaggttacgggcattcgtaaaattgatatttttggccttaagggccagggaaactcgttcccaagctgccttctcttgaaggattaccgggggaggggtctgggctttattttgtgccaccggacgcggcgacggagtggcacgggctggaggcgcaacgggagtctgagggcgggggcgcgaagcgttcgcggctttgctaattttagcggccgcgggagctcgagactccgcggcacgcttcttacccttttgcaccagggtgaatccatccgtcgatgaggcgggagcgaggtcgacctccatctccgagtcagagtcggaggacgaggaggcgggcgcaggtgacctacgagtaggtgttttggacggcgcgacggaggccgcggatgatcgcgctgctggaacggtgaccacggcggacgacgcagcagttttactcgccagtataggcgacgcgggaacggcaggcacgacggaggctgcggtgctcgatgcagaagctttgcacgcaggtacaggcgacgcaggagcagcgagctcggtggagtccacgagagggctcgcagtgtgatcggccttgaaggcctgaaactcggaagtgagctttgggtagcgaagccggagaaattccgcaaatacagcgtccatgatgtctacgtgcccaggtggggctaccctgggtcttagaaaacactcgccttgcggcgaggccccaacttctcggacctgagcggttctattgaacacaggtggcgatgcggcacgattactgcaggacaaagaaaaatcacaacaaaacggaaataacaaaaagaaacaaacaattaaacacttccaggaagacagtttgtcggcagatgtaccacgaacacagaaataacaaaaggaaacaaaacaaataaaaacttccaggaagagcacttagtcggcagatgtaccacgaacacaggccgcgcgaacaatggccgggctaacaaaagccgggcgaacaaaggccgggcgatcgagtggtcgatgagcacgtccgcgcgtgacgggtgcctctatcggaatgtccATATTGATTCTCTCAACCCTCGACAATTTAAATCAGCCTGCGGAATCTTAAATCGAATAGAAACCCGCAGAATGATTAGAAATTAAAAGCAACAGAAAAAACGACTGTTGttgtctatacttctatactaatattacaaagaggaaagatttttttgtttgtttgtattgaacaggctccgaaactactgaaccgatttgaaaaattctgtcactgtttggaagctacactatttccgagtgacacagattattaaaaaaaaaaattggaatccttactaaaacttcaataatataacccaaggtgtaaaaaaattacctaaaatattctttacatcacgtgccctgcgaaaactattgatgatagaataaaataatgtactacgactttgtagaacacatcatTACTTACAAAAActgtcacgacagcatatgtctaactattatagttatagtGTGTTCTTATTCTTCTACTTATAGTTATAGTGTGTTccataagtgttcttttatttaaaaaaaaataaaacaacgtcaaatatcgttgaaatttttgttaaagacccgagcggagccggagcgggccgctggtCTAAACACATATATTTCGACTGTACAAGCCCTTGTTTATATTCGTTCAATGATACAGTACCTGGATGAACATCACCAAAAGTGTAGTTGTATTTCGAtgagtttttctttttcttcttttgttcATTCTCTTCTTCGTCTCCCATGTTTTCGGGTTCTTATTAATTGATAAACCTGCGATAAACATAACTTTATATTCCgattatgtatgtaatatatatgTAGTATAAAAGGATGTTATATTATACAGGTATAATACTCACGATCGATTCAAATCCCGAAACCGTTAACTGACAGCAATTCAGAAAGTAATTGCAATTACTTGcagtacttaaaattaacaatgaattattacgaaaaatgttttttaatggtTTATTTGGACAGTTGgggttacaaaataaaacaccaatgagataaaaatgtataaatcaGTCGTGCTTCTTTTCCTCTTTAAATTTCTCTTGTATGGATAGCTTATGCGAGCCACAACAAGACTTGCCGGTTAACGGAAAGAGACGCTGCTCCTTATCGCAGCAACGACGCTCTGTATCCACATTAAACTTATTAACACATCTGAAATCATCATCTTTGTCCTTCTTCATATATTCTCTGATAGCCTTTTTAATTCTTTCGTATTCTTTAGAGCAACAAACTTTGCCGGCGTCACTGTAGCTCGGCGGTTGCGTTGGCAATGCCGCTGTCTTGTACATTCTCGCAAAACCATCGGGTACTGTGCAAGGTCTGCCCAGCACCGGACAAGGACCCAGCTGAACTGGTGGCAAGCCGTACGGTAATGGTTCTATTTCATCTTCGTCGTCCTCTGGTTTCTTCTTTTCCTCGTCTTCATGCATTAAATAAGTGACAGGACAattgtttttgtgtttataaGAGGGGCAGTAAGGTTTGTGAGCTTTTCTGGCGGCAATATTAGCAGTTTCTGCTATGCAGTCGCAGTCTAAGGTTTTGCATGGAGGTTTTGGTTTTGGGGGATCACATTTACAATCTTTTTCGTTCGTCAACTCCGTACAATTATAAATGGGTATCTTTCGCTTTAGGTCGCTTGTATCAGCGAGATAAACGAGAGAATTCATGATTTCCTTGTATTGTGCATTTGAAGTTTGCGGAATAGATTTAGTACTTTTTTGTCTCTCTGTTTCTATCTGTATTTGACCTAACTTTTGACAGCAGCATCCAACTTCATTGAATCTTTGGTTTTCAATTTTGCTTACGACTGGAGCTCCGTTGCTGTTGTTAGTAAAATTGCCAATAGTATAATTCTGGCCAAATAAACTTTGGTTAAAGTCTGGTACTTTTGTGACACTAAATACGTATGCAACATGCGTTTTGCTGCCTTTAGGAGTTGCCCCAGTaccatacattttatttttcttgtctTCACAAGTATCCCCTTTTTTAACTATTCCACTACATCCTGTGCACACAGCATTATTTTGTGCACCATCTGAATTTTCATTTTCAGGGCAAGTCTCTCTATGCCAACGGTCGTCTTTACATGAACAAGTTCCACATGCTTTTCTGCTATTTTCATCTTTTGTCCCAGAAACACCACCAGACGCAACTTTGTAGCTATCTAGATTTCTTAAATACGTCTTAACTTTATGTGCTAGTGCACAATTTGCGTTGCCACACGGTCCCGTAATATCGCCCATTCTTATTTTATCAATAGGGTATTTCTTTTGAGTTTGCATCATATCATCTTCTGCATGGTCGCATGTCGCTTGCCCTGCTCCTCCCCCCGCGCCACAATTTTGGAGCTCTGTGCAAATTTCAATCTTTTTACGTGCCGATTCAGCAATGTCCGGATCTTCTAATGTTGTTGTTTCATACAAACTTCCTACCATACAAAAATTGGGATCAGCACCATCTACTCTCTTGCACTGAAACATACTAGGCGCTTTGTTTGTCCGAAATACGAAAGATTCTGGATCTTTCATTAATTGTTGAAACTCTGTTATAATACTGTCTCCTAAAGCACTTAGTCGAAGAATGAAGGATATCTCGCCGACCTGCCTGCAGCAACATTCAGCAAATAACGGAGTGCATTGTTTAATTGATAACGGTTCGTGGAGTTTACAAGCTTCTGCAGTGTCTTTGAGCATATGGAAAAACATCGTATCCCAGTGCATTGTACCGATTCCAACGAAGAtttcaacctcattttcatcgTCGTTCCAAACCTCAATCTCTAAAGGAAACTTGCTGAGGATCATCAGAACAGTATCGGGATATGAAGGGAACAGATAAGATTTTCCAACCCTTATTGTTCGTGACCATTTCCTCCGTCCATTTTCGTCACACTCCACGATGTCGTCCGTTGTCTTTTCATTCACTGCCAACTGACCTTCCTTGATGATGAACTGCACTTTAGGACcgaattttattttgataatcaaATTCTTGTCTGCTCCGCTCTTTTCGTTCTCGTCAGACGCAAAAACTGTCACTTTGTCAATGAATATCTCTATCAGGTACATTTGCTCCATGACCTGTCGATACCAATAGTTTCATCAGAACGTTTGAATGCTAATCTTCTTTTGAGTGAGATCTGGGAGTCTGACACTAAAGTCCCGTGTGATTGTATCCGAAAACTCACATTTATGAACCAGCCCTACCAAAGCTTCAGTTTTAAAACGATATTTAAGTCAATATTTACACTTCCAGACCTTAAATTTTATCAAGTGACTCTAGCGGTGGCCGGGttgtgaatatatattttttttttcatattaatactTACTTATCAGTAATTCTTAAcctttttatacatatttaattagacTCAGTTTAGATTACAATTTAACGCGCAAGCTAGTCAAAATGTCGGTAAAAAATCTAGGTAAAGTTATTATACTTACTGCCAATTGGTCCCTGGTCCGGTCCTACGCAGCAATTTTGATTATTGTACAcactgaaattttattttgtaacccGTTATATTGTTTTCGCCATGGCCCTAATAGGATAATGACATTTTATCACTGAACTTGTCATTCGatgtttgaataaatatttattaaaacgatTAGCGCATAAAACCTTATTGCTTTAGTGgagaataattttaatacggTCCAAACAGACTACGCACACGGTGCCAGAGTCAGAAATGCCATAAACAATACTTCATGATCCTTGCTAAGTTCAAATTCAAAATGAATAATCAATTTAAGTTAATTGCCCACCACAACCAAATTAACCAGACAGCCTTAAAAAACTGGTAgacaaggtagaagggaaaaaaCCCGCCGACCGATCACCAAGCCGTTGGTTGGTTCAAGTAGCCGCGCTCCCCGGACTCTATATTACAACCACGAAAtggaaaatgatttttttattgcttagttgggtggacgagctcacagcccacctggtgttaagtggttactgcagcccatagacatctaaaacgtaaatgcgccacccatcttgagatataagttctaagatctcagtatagttacaacggctgccccacccttcaaaccgaaacgcattactgcttcacggcagaaataggcagggcggtggtacctacccgcgcggactcacaagaggtcctgccaccagtacaTAGTGATTGTACAAAAagcgctaaaactcgagaactgctggaccgatttggctaattttggtcttgaattatttgtggaagttcagagaaggtttaaaaggtagttaaatatgaaaatgatcggaattaaaaaaaaataacaattctgtttttcctttgatgtgtcccccatcggacggatttcttttgtttgttttaattttattttatacaaaagtttaggtcttttatttaccgattgaggcactacgaagtctgccgggtaagctaatttaagataaaaataaaattgtattggtGCGAAATTTACAGTTTTGGACGACGCAGAGTTCGGCTCTGATGTACTCATTGATTTTGCCGGTCAGATGTTGAATGACAAACGCAATTTACAAGGTTGCGCGTTGAGGATAGCATGCTGGATGGCAACGAATGATTACATCGAACCAGGGAGGGTCTTTGAGTTTATTGTcaggtatttatttaaattttaaggtcTTAAGTTATGCTGCATGTGTGGTGTTGGTTAATGGGCAACATTTTCTAGTCTgggtggtatttttttttgttttttatttatttcttgcatgtataggtgttaagtggttaccggagcctatagacatctacaacgtaaatacggaacccaccttgagatatgagctctaaggtctcagtatacgaaacgtattactgcttcacggtagaaaaaggcagggtgatggtacctatcagTGTGGAGTCAtaaccggtaattacgcaaattataattttgcgggtttgatttttattacacgatgctattccttcaccgcggaagtcaattaaacatttgttaagtacgtatttcattagaaaaattggtacccgcctgcgggattcgaacactgctgcatcgctcgacacgaatacaccggacgacttatcctttagaccacgacgacttgtcGTTTATGGCCGACActatataataattaacaatagAACGACCCGTTATCCCGTCTGTGGATCTACCAAATAATATATCCTTATCTAGCGTTAAATCCGAAGTTGGAAGACCGGTTTCGCCATTCTTTTCGATTCCCGAATAACGCAAGTTTACATATGCTATGGTTTGGACAATTAAGTGCGATACCCACTCGTATTATTTATGATCAAAACCAATATGATAAATATGAGGGCTTTTTGGCTTGCCGTTAAAACTCTAAGATGACTGCGGTATTAATCTTACGGCGGAAATTGATACAATTGTAGTTGCAATAAGCCTGCAGATAAGCACTCAGCTTgtgtacttatttttattttaattgcttagatgggtgaacaagcttacagcccacctggtgttaagtggttactgaagcccatagacatctacgacgtaaatgcgccacccaccttgagatatcagttctaaggcctcagtatagttacaacggctgcctcacccttcaaaccgaaacgcattactgcttcacggcaaaaataggcagggtggtggtacctacccgcgcggactcacaagaggtcctatcaccaacATATGACAACAcaaatcgatttaattaattacatataatatttaaattacagcAACAAACTACTATCAATGATAGTGAATTCAACAGCAGTGGAAGACGCAATGCTCTCAGGATTAAACGGAAGAGACTGTGTCTCTTACCGGCCTTGTCCGCTGAGGAAAGAATATTTAGATCTATTTTTAAAGAACGCGGCTATGTTAATCAATAAACAATTGAATTTTACTTAGtcttgaaaactttttttaatttttttgatccATGTACACGTCCTCTTtgtttttcctcttttttttatttattgcttagatgagtgaacgagctcacagcccacctggtgttaagtggccactggagcccatagaaatctacgacgtaaatgtgccacccaccttgagatataagttctaaggtctcaagtatagttacaacggccccacccttcaaaccgaaacgcattactgcttcacggcagaaataggttgggtggtggtacctacccgtgcgaaatcaagaggtcctaccaccagtaaaataaaatttctgtCATAATCAAGCTATTTCGTGAGCATAACCAACCACAGCCTAGTTAATCCTTATGGCTTAAAACAGAATAGAAACAGGGAAGAATAAATATAGACATATAGACATCTAGACCCTGCCCCTAGTCACgtccgccctcgttccatttctttcttttgtttcttttcgaatTCTTGTCAAGTCCCTGTCTTAGAAACATAAGCTAATCAGGATCGATGTTGAGAAACTAGTAACAATAGGTTAAGCAGACTACGGGCACATACTATCATAACAGGAGGACAAGCTGATGATAAACTTTAAAGTCAGCTTGGTAATGTTTCCGTGTCCAGTCtatgtctagtcgttgtaggtcttatgCCCTGTCCAAGAaattgcacgccacgacaactatatttatcatatcttaatttttttgtcaattaTTACTAAACCTATAGTTCTGAGTCAATCACTCTTATCATACATATGGGTGAGAAAGTAACCAACAGTGAAatttaagcaaaaataaaacatagtaCCCACCAAAACAAATTactttattaactttatttacaataagTACTTAGgaacaaatgagtcgtctattatcaaaggtggcaatctgtgcatttggacaaaaaaatgttattgatatgtcaatacagattgatttgaatataatcgtctccttcaaagaatacggttcaaaacctgcattaaataaaggttaatagttaacctgttatttatctaagatgtcgttccgaagagttttgtgactgccaatggaatacaaaatcaataattcgattttctgatttaccaataattatccaaaagtcagattgccggctttgataatagtcgactcaaatataaaacttatattaacTGAACTACCATTGAAAGAGAAGATCACATAAATCGATGACACAGattaacgccatcgccaccagTTACACGAATACTATTTAAACATCTCAATAAATAACGTTCTATTTAATTTGACCGCGTAATCCAAAGCCGTATAGCCGAGGATATCCTTTGCCTCTTTCACAACATCATTGTCTATGAGGAACCTGGCCGTATCAGGGTAGTTACAGATGACAGCCTGAAAATGAAATGACCTTGAAGATATTGGAATCTTGCTATCTGACAATGCCCCGTCTTCTACCGTAGTAAAATGAGACGATGGAGAATGGACTACAAAATTTTctgaatatatattattacatattattctcTACTGGTgttagaacgtcttgtgagtccacacgggtaggtaccaccaccctgcctatttccgccgt of the Bombyx mori chromosome 25, ASM3026992v2 genome contains:
- the LOC101744782 gene encoding uncharacterized protein LOC101744782 isoform X1; protein product: MEQMYLIEIFIDKVTVFASDENEKSGADKNLIIKIKFGPKVQFIIKEGQLAVNEKTTDDIVECDENGRRKWSRTIRVGKSYLFPSYPDTVLMILSKFPLEIEVWNDDENEVEIFVGIGTMHWDTMFFHMLKDTAEACKLHEPLSIKQCTPLFAECCCRQVGEISFILRLSALGDSIITEFQQLMKDPESFVFRTNKAPSMFQCKRVDGADPNFCMVGSLYETTTLEDPDIAESARKKIEICTELQNCGAGGGAGQATCDHAEDDMMQTQKKYPIDKIRMGDITGPCGNANCALAHKVKTYLRNLDSYKVASGGVSGTKDENSRKACGTCSCKDDRWHRETCPENENSDGAQNNAVCTGCSGIVKKGDTCEDKKNKMYGTGATPKGSKTHVAYVFSVTKVPDFNQSLFGQNYTIGNFTNNSNGAPVVSKIENQRFNEVGCCCQKLGQIQIETERQKSTKSIPQTSNAQYKEIMNSLVYLADTSDLKRKIPIYNCTELTNEKDCKCDPPKPKPPCKTLDCDCIAETANIAARKAHKPYCPSYKHKNNCPVTYLMHEDEEKKKPEDDEDEIEPLPYGLPPVQLGPCPVLGRPCTVPDGFARMYKTAALPTQPPSYSDAGKVCCSKEYERIKKAIREYMKKDKDDDFRCVNKFNVDTERRCCDKEQRLFPLTGKSCCGSHKLSIQEKFKEEKKHD
- the LOC105842982 gene encoding uncharacterized protein LOC105842982 isoform X2 — protein: MASFDPPFRRETVISFSEVDITMKMGKVDLDLTIPFITIPIKKSEHSSGFLDLPVANINPAGLALGGAVVLGTTVILPFLAKSYTENHIPRKYFRVLDDAEFGSDVLIDFAGQMLNDKRNLQGCALRIACWMATNDYIEPGRVFEFIVSNKLLSMIVNSTAVEDAMLSGLNGRDCVSYRPCPLRKEYLDLFLKNAAMLINKQLNFT